The Populus alba chromosome 6, ASM523922v2, whole genome shotgun sequence genome contains a region encoding:
- the LOC118048104 gene encoding ethylene-responsive transcription factor ERF017, producing the protein MVKHSVEKPVTERSDSKFKGVRKRKWGKWVSEIRLPNSRERIWLGSYDSAEKAARAFDAALFCLRGRVAKFNFPENPPNIAGGRSLSPAEIQEAAARFANSEPQRSQPDRFETDQSVSASDSRAESPCPSVVSDGTVQMEGGELMWDGPFLDMLMNTGLCNHSTEYGIFQGFDDLYNDFFPPSLIPNLDYGDGEETNLDGVLEQESFLWNF; encoded by the coding sequence ATGGTGAAGCACAGCGTCGAGAAGCCAGTTACAGAGAGAAGCGACTCAAAATTCAAGGGTGTTAGGAAAAGAAAATGGGGTAAGTGGGTGTCAGAAATCAGGCTACCGAATAGCCGGGAAAGAATCTGGTTAGGGTCGTATGATTCTGCTGAAAAGGCCGCACGAGCCTTCGACGCCGCCCTTTTTTGCTTACGCGGTCGAGTTGCGAAATTTAATTTTCCGGAGAACCCTCCGAACATAGCAGGTGGCAGGTCACTTTCTCCAGCTGAGATTCAAGAAGCTGCAGCAAGGTTTGCCAATTCGGAGCCTCAGAGAAGCCAACCGGACCGGTTTGAAACAGATCAATCCGTGTCTGCATCCGATTCTCGAGCAGAATCTCCCTGTCCTTCGGTTGTATCTGATGGGACTGTCCAGATGGAAGGTGGTGAGTTGATGTGGGATGGGCCGTTTTTGGATATGTTAATGAACACGGGTTTGTGTAATCACTCCACGGAATACGGGATATTTCAGGGTTTTGATGATCTTTACAATGATTTTTTCCCACCATCATTAATTCCTAATCTTGATTATGGAGATGGAGAGGAGACCAATCTTGATGGTGTCTTAGAACAAGAATCGTTTCTTTGGAATTTCTAA
- the LOC118048105 gene encoding ethylene-responsive transcription factor ERF017, with translation MVKFNTEKPVAERGDSKYRGVRKRKWGRWVSEIRLPNSRERIWLGSYDSAEKAAHAFDAALFCLRGNTMKFNFSENPPNIAGGGSLSPSEIQEAAARFANSEPQRGQSGKLEADQSTSVSESRPESPCLSAASDGTVRSDGGELIRDMPFFDMAMSTSSSNHPTEYGIFPGFDDLHSGFFAPSFLPNLDLGEGVNLEEDSFLWNF, from the coding sequence atggTGAAGTTCAATACAGAGAAGCCAGTTGCAGAGAGAGGTGACTCAAAATACAGGGgtgttagaaaaagaaaatggggcCGGTGGGTGTCTGAAATCAGGCTACCGAATAGCCGGGAAAGAATCTGGTTAGGATCATATGATTCGGCTGAGAAGGCAGCACACGCTTTCGACGCAGCCCTTTTCTGCTTGCGCGGCAACAcgatgaagtttaatttttcgGAGAACCCTCCAAACATAGCTGGTGGCGGCTCACTTTCTCCCTCTGAGATTCAAGAAGCTGCCGCGAGGTTCGCCAATTCGGAGCCCCAAAGAGGCCAATCCGGTAAGCTCGAGGCGGATCAATCCACATCTGTGTCCGAATCTCGACCGGAATCACCATGTCTTTCGGCAGCATCAGATGGTACTGTCCGATCGGATGGTGGTGAATTGATACGGGACATGCCATTTTTTGATATGGCAATGAGTACAAGTTCGAGTAATCACCCCACAGAGTATGGGATATTTCCGGGTTTTGACGATCTTCACAGTGGTTTTTTTGCGCCATCATTTTTACCAAATCTTGATCTTGGAGAGGGGGTCAATCTTGAAGAAGATTCGTTTCTTTGGAATTTCTAA